A window of Corallococcus silvisoli contains these coding sequences:
- a CDS encoding FecR domain-containing protein, with protein sequence MSPVRVLALSLLVLLSGCSGCEREEAPKPPPVVEVDAGAVVPLARLEGLSGDVRLERAGKVVPAVEGPLLAGDAVETGDQGSAVVRFPGGRTVEVSREGRFALGSDSTGVVMKVERGIVLSRVPAGGGSVAGSKVTLNILTPFGLTRVGPEPSEVKVAVAEDSARVEVKLGAIELVSKDGRTLRAAEGDAVDLTRERAQVVPAAPRIVELAPIAVTVRATSGDAEVKAKSTGRWRKVRREGEVLASGDGVRTKGGEAVLSLKDSGSLLTLSPGAEAVLEGAGQEGATDEARVNLLQGLLAVQLAAGRTSRVVLPELTLEGGGAAKLEIRRTGAGMQVTAQAGDVTLRRGDTRQALRAGERATVGSDGNAKVAPLEDAAVAVGPGNGTEVFHRGLAEVALTWEGEGDTVVEAAQDAAFTRRVLWGRVHRSSVNVSALARGTLYWRVRKEDGSQVAAGSVHFAPESPTSALARVRNVVPEGPEKTTIFYQDKPPAVTFTYGSEPQASTYRVAVYKAGSLTTPVAQRTVAETRAALEAGALGEGSYLWSVTPLSQAGAALKGGRMNKLELVYDNSVVGLVVDSPRQGGAATEKVRASGVAPVDARLSINGRAVPLDGKHRFDTWVAPMGMPPLLVFKMTRPGAPDVLTVRTLKPRGP encoded by the coding sequence GTGAGTCCTGTCCGCGTCCTGGCGTTGTCGCTGCTCGTCCTCCTCTCCGGCTGTTCGGGGTGTGAACGCGAGGAGGCGCCGAAGCCGCCTCCCGTGGTGGAGGTGGACGCGGGGGCCGTCGTCCCGCTCGCGCGCTTGGAGGGGCTGTCCGGAGACGTGCGGTTGGAGCGCGCGGGCAAGGTGGTGCCGGCGGTGGAGGGGCCGCTGCTCGCGGGGGACGCGGTGGAGACGGGCGACCAGGGCTCCGCGGTGGTGCGCTTCCCGGGGGGACGCACGGTGGAGGTGAGCCGCGAGGGCCGGTTCGCGCTGGGCTCGGATTCGACGGGCGTGGTGATGAAGGTGGAGCGCGGCATCGTGCTGTCGCGCGTGCCGGCGGGCGGAGGGAGCGTCGCGGGCTCCAAGGTGACGTTGAACATCCTCACGCCCTTCGGCCTCACGCGCGTGGGGCCGGAGCCGTCCGAGGTGAAGGTTGCGGTGGCGGAGGACTCCGCGCGGGTGGAGGTGAAGCTGGGCGCCATCGAGCTGGTCTCCAAGGACGGGCGCACGCTGCGCGCGGCGGAAGGCGACGCGGTGGACCTGACCCGCGAGCGCGCGCAGGTGGTGCCCGCGGCCCCGCGCATCGTGGAACTCGCGCCCATCGCGGTGACGGTGCGTGCGACCTCCGGCGACGCGGAGGTGAAGGCGAAGAGCACGGGCCGCTGGCGCAAGGTGCGCCGCGAGGGCGAGGTGTTGGCCTCCGGCGACGGCGTGCGCACGAAGGGAGGCGAGGCCGTGCTGTCGCTCAAGGACAGCGGCTCCCTGCTGACGTTGTCCCCGGGCGCGGAGGCGGTGCTGGAGGGCGCGGGTCAGGAGGGCGCCACGGACGAAGCCCGCGTCAACCTGCTGCAGGGGCTGCTCGCGGTGCAGCTCGCGGCGGGGCGCACGAGCCGCGTGGTGCTGCCGGAGCTCACGCTGGAGGGCGGCGGCGCGGCGAAGCTGGAGATCCGCCGCACCGGCGCTGGCATGCAGGTGACGGCGCAAGCGGGCGACGTGACGCTCCGCCGGGGCGACACGCGGCAGGCGCTGCGCGCGGGAGAGCGCGCCACCGTGGGCAGTGACGGCAACGCGAAGGTGGCTCCGCTGGAGGATGCGGCGGTGGCGGTGGGGCCGGGCAACGGCACGGAGGTGTTCCACCGGGGCCTCGCGGAAGTGGCGCTCACGTGGGAAGGCGAGGGCGACACCGTGGTGGAGGCGGCGCAGGACGCGGCCTTCACCCGCCGGGTGCTGTGGGGCCGGGTGCACCGCTCGTCCGTCAACGTGTCGGCGCTGGCGCGAGGCACGTTGTACTGGCGGGTGCGCAAGGAGGACGGCTCGCAGGTGGCCGCGGGCAGCGTCCACTTCGCCCCCGAGTCACCCACGAGCGCGCTGGCGCGGGTGCGCAACGTGGTGCCCGAGGGCCCGGAGAAGACGACCATCTTCTACCAGGACAAGCCTCCCGCGGTGACGTTCACCTATGGCTCGGAACCGCAGGCCAGTACCTATCGCGTGGCGGTGTACAAGGCGGGCTCGCTGACGACGCCCGTGGCGCAGCGCACGGTGGCGGAGACGCGCGCGGCGCTGGAGGCGGGGGCGCTGGGCGAGGGCAGCTACCTGTGGTCCGTCACGCCGCTGTCGCAAGCGGGGGCGGCCCTCAAGGGGGGACGGATGAACAAGCTGGAGCTCGTCTACGACAACTCGGTGGTGGGGCTGGTGGTGGACAGCCCGCGCCAGGGAGGGGCCGCGACGGAGAAGGTGCGGGCCTCGGGCGTGGCGCCGGTGGATGCTCGCCTGTCCATCAACGGACGGGCCGTGCCCCTGGACGGCAAGCACCGCTTCGATACGTGGGTGGCCCCCATGGGAATGCCCCCCCTGCTGGTGTTTAAGATGACGCGTCCCGGTGCTCCGGACGTACTCACGGTGCGCACCCTGAAACCGCGAGGGCCTTGA